A window of the Oryza brachyantha chromosome 5, ObraRS2, whole genome shotgun sequence genome harbors these coding sequences:
- the LOC102719588 gene encoding cytochrome P450 90D2-like, translated as MHPPLAEAGVPWPVLAASVAAALLVAAVVLRLFSGDARRSAGAAGDAKARRPPAGTLGWPLVGETLAFISAAYSSRPESFVEKRCLRYGKVFRSHLWGSPAVVSADVEASRAVLQSDASAFVPWYPRSLMELMGESSILVLGGALQRRVHGLAGAFLKSPELKARVTADMRCRLAAAMGSWRATAGTAVRVQDEAKSIVFEILVRALIGLEQGQEMNYLRQQFHIFIAGLISLPIKLPGTQLYRSLKAKKRMTSLIQKIIQEKRKRRRMILGGEDLCLASRDLIDVLMSGNGGDELSLTDELISDNMIDFMIPAEDSVPVLITLAIKYLSECPLALQQLEEENMELKRQKSDVGETLDWTDYMSLTFTQHVITETLRIGNIISGIMRKAVRDVEVKGQEGVVIPKGWCVLVYFRSVHLDASVYNDPYAFNPWRWKERGDAATGSGFTPFGGGQRLCPGLDMARLQASIFLHHLVTNFRWVADGDDVVNFPTVRLKRGMPIRVTPKT; from the exons ATGCACCCGCCGCTCGCTGAGGCCGGCGTTCCATggccggtgctcgccgcctccgtcgcggcggcgctgctcgtcgccgccgtcgtcctgcGGCTCTTCtctggcgacgcgcggcgtTCGGCgggggccgccggcgacgcaaAGGCACGGCGGCCCCCCGCCGGCACGCTTGGGTGGCCGCTCGTCGGCGAGACGCTGGCGTTCATCTCCGCAGCCTACTCCTCCCGCCCCGAGTCCTTCGTCGAGAAGCGCTGCCTCCG GTACGGGAAGGTGTTCAGGTCGCACCTGTGGgggtcgccggcggtggtgagCGCGGACGTCGAGGCGAGCCGCGCGGTGCTGCAGAGCGACGCGTCGGCGTTCGTGCCGTGGTACCCGCGGTCGCTGATGGAGCTGATGGGGGAGTCGTCCATCCTGGTGCTCGGCGGCGCCCTCCAGCGCCGGGTgcacggcctcgccggcgccttcCTCAAGTCGCCCGAGCTCAAGGCCCGCGTCACCGCCGACATGCggtgccgcctcgccgccgccatgggctcatggcgcgccaccgccggcacCGCCGTGCGCGTCCAGGACGAGGCCAAGtcg ATTGTGTTTGAGATCTTAGTAAGGGCACTGATAGGGTTAGAGCAAGGCCAGGAAATGAACTACCTCAGGCAGCAGTTCCACATATTCATTGCTGGCCTGATCTCCCTCCCCATCAAGCTTCCAGGGACTCAGCTCTACAGATCCCTCAAG GCTAAGAAGAGGATGACAAGTCTGATACAAAAGATCATTcaagagaagaggaagaggaggaggatgatcCTTGGAGGCGAGGATCTCTGCTTGGCTTCGCGCGACTTGATCGATGTGCTGATGAGCGGCAACGGTGGCGACGAGCTCAGCCTCACCGACGAGCTCATCTCCGACAATATGATCGACTTCATGATCCCGGCCGAGGACTCTGTGCCGGTGCTCATCACACTTGCCATCAAGTACCTCAGCGAATGCCCACTGGCTTTGCAGCAGCTAGAG gaGGAAAATATGGAGCTGAAGAGGCAGAAATCAGACGTGGGTGAAACCCTAGATTGGACAGACTACATGTCACTGACGTTCACGCAGCAT GTGATCACAGAGACGCTGCGGATAGGCAACATCATCAGCGGGATCATGAGGAAGGCGGTGAGGGACGTGGAGGTGAAAGGGCAGGAGGGCGTGGTCATCCCCAAGGGGTGGTGCGTCCTCGTCTACTTCCGCTCTGTCCACCTCGACGCCAGCGTCTACAACGACCCCTATGCCTTCAACCCATGGAGGtggaaggagaggggagacgCCGCCACCGGCAGTGGCTTCACCCCCTTTGGGGGCGGCCAGAGGCTCTGCCCAGGGCTGGACATGGCCAGGCTCCAGGCCTCCATCTTCCTGCACCATCTCGTCACTAACTTCAG GTGGGTGGCAGATGGAGACGACGTCGTCAACTTCCCCACGGTGCGGCTCAAGCGAGGAATGCCTATCAGAGTCACGCCCAAGACCTAA